A genomic segment from Canis lupus baileyi chromosome 13, mCanLup2.hap1, whole genome shotgun sequence encodes:
- the PPIE gene encoding peptidyl-prolyl cis-trans isomerase E isoform X1 yields MATTKRVLYVGGLAEEVDDKVLHAAFIPFGDITDIQIPLDYETEKHRGFAFVEFELAEDAAAAIDNMNESELFGRTIRVNLAKPMRIKEGSSRPVWSDDDWLKKFSGKTLEENKEEEGSEPPKVETQEGEPAAKKARSNPQVYMDIKIGNKPAGRIQMLLRSDVVPMTAENFRCLCTHEKGFGFKGSSFHRIIPQFMCQGGDFTNHNGTGGKSIYGKKFDDENFILKHTGPGLLSMANSGPNTNGSQFFLTCDKTDWLDGKHVVFGEVTEGLDVLRQIEAQGSKDGKPKQKVIIADCGEYV; encoded by the exons ATGGCCACCACCAAGCGCGTGCTGTACGTGG GTGGGCTGGCAGAGGAGGTGGACGACAAAGTTCTTCATGctgcttttattccttttggAGACATCACAGATATTCAGATTCCTCTGGATTATGAAACAG AAAAACACCGAGGATTTGCTTTTGTTGAATTTGAGTTGGCGGAG GATGCTGCAGCAGCTATTGACAACATG AATGAATCTGAGCTCTTCGGACGGACAATTCGTGTCAATTTGGCAAAACcaatgaggattaaggagggctcTTCCAGACCAG TGTGGTCAGATGATGACTGGCTGAAGAAGTTTTCTGGGAAGACTCTTGAAGAGAATAAAGAGGAGGAAGGGTCGGAGCCTCCCAAAGTGGAAACCCAGGAG GGAGAGCCCGCTGCCAAAAAGGCCCGGTCAAATCCTCAGGTGTACATGGACATCAAGATCGGGAACAAGCCAGCCGGCCGCATCCAGATGCTGCTGCGTTCAGACGTTGTTCCCATGACAGCAG AGAATTTCCGATGCCTGTGCACCCACGAGAAGGGCTTTGGCTTTAAAGGAAGTAGCTTCCACCGCATCATCCCCCAGTTCATGTGCCAGGGCGGCGATTTCACGAACCACAACGGCACCGGGGGCAAGTCCATCTACGGGAAGAAGTTCGATGATGAGAACTTTATCCTCAAACACACGGGACCAG GCCTGCTCTCCATGGCCAACTCTGGCCCCAACACCAATGGCTCCCAGTTCTTCCTGACGTGTGACAAGACGGATTGGCTGGATGGCAAGCACGTGGTGTTTGGGGAGGTCACGGAAGGCCTGGATGTCCTGCGGCAGATCGAG GCCCAGGGCAGCAAGGACGGGAAACCGAAGCAGAAGGTGATCATCGCCGACTGCGGGGAGTACGTGTGA
- the PPIE gene encoding peptidyl-prolyl cis-trans isomerase E isoform X2 produces MRVRRKGEEVGWQRRWTTKFFMLLLFLLETSQIFRFLWIMKQNESELFGRTIRVNLAKPMRIKEGSSRPVWSDDDWLKKFSGKTLEENKEEEGSEPPKVETQEGEPAAKKARSNPQVYMDIKIGNKPAGRIQMLLRSDVVPMTAENFRCLCTHEKGFGFKGSSFHRIIPQFMCQGGDFTNHNGTGGKSIYGKKFDDENFILKHTGPGLLSMANSGPNTNGSQFFLTCDKTDWLDGKHVVFGEVTEGLDVLRQIEAQGSKDGKPKQKVIIADCGEYV; encoded by the exons ATGCGCGTCCGCAGGAAGGGTGAGGAG GTGGGCTGGCAGAGGAGGTGGACGACAAAGTTCTTCATGctgcttttattccttttggAGACATCACAGATATTCAGATTCCTCTGGATTATGAAACAG AATGAATCTGAGCTCTTCGGACGGACAATTCGTGTCAATTTGGCAAAACcaatgaggattaaggagggctcTTCCAGACCAG TGTGGTCAGATGATGACTGGCTGAAGAAGTTTTCTGGGAAGACTCTTGAAGAGAATAAAGAGGAGGAAGGGTCGGAGCCTCCCAAAGTGGAAACCCAGGAG GGAGAGCCCGCTGCCAAAAAGGCCCGGTCAAATCCTCAGGTGTACATGGACATCAAGATCGGGAACAAGCCAGCCGGCCGCATCCAGATGCTGCTGCGTTCAGACGTTGTTCCCATGACAGCAG AGAATTTCCGATGCCTGTGCACCCACGAGAAGGGCTTTGGCTTTAAAGGAAGTAGCTTCCACCGCATCATCCCCCAGTTCATGTGCCAGGGCGGCGATTTCACGAACCACAACGGCACCGGGGGCAAGTCCATCTACGGGAAGAAGTTCGATGATGAGAACTTTATCCTCAAACACACGGGACCAG GCCTGCTCTCCATGGCCAACTCTGGCCCCAACACCAATGGCTCCCAGTTCTTCCTGACGTGTGACAAGACGGATTGGCTGGATGGCAAGCACGTGGTGTTTGGGGAGGTCACGGAAGGCCTGGATGTCCTGCGGCAGATCGAG GCCCAGGGCAGCAAGGACGGGAAACCGAAGCAGAAGGTGATCATCGCCGACTGCGGGGAGTACGTGTGA